One window of Anaerolineales bacterium genomic DNA carries:
- a CDS encoding thiolase domain-containing protein → MRKVAILGIGQTKVDEHWEKSLREVGGEAAFLAMQDAGVDNVEALFVGNMLSPLISRQNQLGTFFSDWVGLWKQEAVKIEAACGSGAAAFRSALMAVASGDVDSALVLGVEKMTDKPGGEVTAALATAADADYEVEQGVSFVGINALVMRRYMHEYGWKHADFAPFSINAHANAMHNPFARLHDTVTVEKYEKSSMVATPINLMDASPVGDGAAAAVIVPAEKVLRQPRVVVAASAAATDTISVHSRKDPLFLNAAYLSSKQAYQMAGVKPDEVSVFELHDAFTIMAALSLEATGFAERGEGVRLGLENQIGIEGRIPVCTRGGLKARGHPVGATGMYQIVEVVQQLRGECGATQVEDATIGMTQNIGGSGATILTHILRRE, encoded by the coding sequence ATGAGAAAAGTAGCGATACTTGGAATTGGTCAAACGAAAGTTGATGAACATTGGGAGAAATCCCTGCGCGAGGTCGGCGGGGAGGCGGCATTTCTCGCCATGCAAGACGCGGGAGTGGACAACGTCGAGGCGCTCTTTGTGGGCAATATGTTGTCACCCCTGATCAGCAGGCAGAATCAATTGGGGACCTTCTTCAGCGATTGGGTCGGGTTGTGGAAACAGGAAGCGGTCAAGATCGAGGCGGCGTGCGGCTCCGGCGCGGCGGCATTTCGATCCGCGCTGATGGCGGTTGCATCAGGGGATGTCGACTCAGCACTGGTGCTCGGCGTGGAAAAGATGACTGATAAACCGGGCGGCGAGGTAACGGCGGCGCTGGCGACAGCGGCGGACGCAGATTATGAAGTAGAGCAGGGCGTTTCGTTCGTGGGTATCAATGCGTTGGTGATGCGGCGCTACATGCATGAGTACGGTTGGAAGCACGCGGATTTCGCCCCGTTCTCGATCAATGCGCACGCCAACGCGATGCATAATCCGTTTGCGCGCCTGCATGATACAGTAACGGTTGAAAAATATGAGAAGTCGTCGATGGTGGCGACGCCCATCAACCTGATGGACGCATCTCCTGTGGGGGACGGCGCGGCGGCGGCTGTGATCGTTCCCGCTGAGAAGGTGCTGCGCCAGCCCAGAGTGGTTGTGGCAGCCTCCGCTGCTGCGACAGATACGATCTCCGTCCACTCGCGCAAAGACCCTTTGTTTCTCAATGCCGCCTATCTTTCTTCGAAACAGGCGTATCAAATGGCGGGTGTTAAGCCGGATGAAGTTTCCGTATTCGAGTTGCACGATGCATTCACCATCATGGCGGCGCTTTCGCTTGAAGCAACCGGCTTTGCGGAGCGCGGTGAGGGGGTGAGGCTTGGGCTGGAGAATCAAATTGGGATTGAGGGAAGGATTCCCGTCTGCACAAGAGGCGGGTTAAAGGCGAGAGGTCACCCTGTGGGAGCGACTGGCATGTATCAAATCGTCGAAGTCGTCCAACAGTTGAGAGGCGAATGCGGCGCGACCCAGGTCGAGGATGCCACCATCGGTATGACTCAGAATATTGGCGGTTCCGGGGCGACGATCTTGACTCATATTCTGAGGCGCGAGTAA
- a CDS encoding putative C-S lyase, translated as MNNFNIIPDRRSTLNLSKWTAYPKDILPLWLADTDFPTPRVIRDALHKQVEHGVLGYELPSRAFFEIISSRMQALYGWKVDPDWIVYTSGVNNGYYIAARVLCSPRKGYAIQTPVYNHFHEMEESVRFSKRVAPLAKSVIGNKLRYDVDYDALKKAVSRAGMFLLCHPHNPVGKIYSRNELMQMAKICIDNKVTIVSDEIHAEILLGGSKYKPLASLSKEIADHTITLVSASKACNVPGLSAAFAIISNENLRKKYYAAALGMSYEVSILGLTAARVAFSGKVDPWLRELRRYLTANRDFLVDYVTRHMPNVRTTIPDATYLGWLDFTQTNIEGSPFEFFKSKAKVALSDGMIFGRDGAGHLRINFGTSRAILKECLDRMRNAMDTW; from the coding sequence ATGAACAATTTCAACATCATCCCCGACCGCCGCAGCACCCTCAATCTTTCCAAGTGGACGGCGTACCCAAAGGACATCCTGCCGCTGTGGCTGGCAGACACGGATTTCCCCACGCCGAGAGTTATTCGTGATGCTCTTCATAAGCAAGTGGAACATGGTGTTCTCGGTTATGAACTGCCAAGCCGCGCTTTCTTCGAGATCATTTCCAGCCGCATGCAAGCATTATATGGCTGGAAAGTGGACCCCGACTGGATCGTTTACACCAGCGGAGTCAACAACGGATATTACATTGCCGCGAGGGTATTATGTTCGCCCCGAAAGGGATATGCCATTCAAACTCCGGTCTATAACCATTTTCACGAAATGGAGGAGAGCGTGCGTTTCTCCAAACGCGTCGCTCCGCTTGCGAAGTCGGTGATAGGGAACAAACTCCGGTACGATGTCGATTACGATGCGTTGAAGAAGGCGGTCAGCCGCGCAGGCATGTTCCTGCTATGCCATCCTCATAACCCGGTCGGGAAGATCTATTCGCGCAATGAACTGATGCAGATGGCGAAGATCTGCATCGATAATAAAGTGACGATTGTATCCGATGAGATTCATGCCGAGATCTTACTGGGTGGGTCGAAGTACAAACCTTTGGCGAGCCTTTCAAAGGAAATTGCGGACCATACGATCACGCTCGTATCGGCCTCGAAAGCCTGCAATGTACCGGGACTCTCCGCTGCATTTGCGATCATCTCCAATGAAAATTTGAGAAAGAAATATTACGCGGCGGCGCTGGGAATGTCTTACGAAGTTTCAATACTTGGTCTTACCGCCGCCCGGGTGGCTTTTTCCGGCAAAGTGGATCCCTGGTTGAGGGAACTACGCCGTTATCTCACTGCCAACCGCGATTTTCTGGTGGATTACGTCACCAGGCATATGCCGAATGTACGCACAACGATTCCCGATGCAACCTACCTTGGCTGGCTGGATTTCACCCAAACCAATATTGAAGGTTCGCCTTTCGAATTTTTCAAATCAAAGGCGAAAGTTGCCCTGAGTGATGGAATGATTTTTGGCAGGGACGGGGCTGGTCATCTGCGTATCAATTTCGGCACTTCACGGGCGATCTTGAAGGAATGTTTGGATCGGATGCGAAACGCAATGGATACTTGGTAA
- a CDS encoding O-methyltransferase — translation MSDDLLTYSAAQDYVNSLVPPREAELMEMEDYAEANGFPIIGPACGYYCYQLARMIKAKSVFELGSGYGYSTAWFAKAVRENGGGVVHHTVWDEKLSERARGHLVKLGSSDSVKFHVSEAVEALKKTDGPFDIIFNDIDKEAYPASLPVIKEKLRSGGLLIIDNMLWHGRIFDPNDKTPATLGVKEFTRQIASDSDWIISLAPMRDGMIVAYKK, via the coding sequence ATGAGCGATGATTTACTGACCTACTCCGCCGCGCAGGATTACGTGAATTCGCTGGTCCCGCCGCGTGAAGCGGAATTGATGGAGATGGAGGATTACGCCGAAGCGAACGGTTTTCCCATCATCGGTCCCGCCTGCGGGTACTACTGTTACCAGCTGGCGCGGATGATAAAGGCGAAGTCCGTTTTTGAATTGGGGTCGGGGTATGGGTATTCGACGGCGTGGTTTGCCAAAGCGGTGCGTGAAAATGGGGGCGGGGTCGTGCATCACACCGTCTGGGATGAGAAACTGTCTGAAAGGGCGCGCGGGCATCTCGTCAAGTTGGGAAGCTCGGATTCGGTGAAGTTCCATGTCTCGGAGGCGGTCGAGGCGTTGAAGAAAACGGATGGTCCCTTCGATATCATCTTCAACGACATCGACAAGGAGGCGTATCCCGCATCCCTGCCGGTTATCAAGGAAAAATTGAGGAGCGGCGGCTTGCTCATCATTGACAACATGCTCTGGCATGGACGCATCTTCGATCCAAATGACAAGACTCCGGCAACTCTGGGTGTGAAGGAATTTACTAGGCAGATCGCCAGCGACTCCGACTGGATCATCTCGCTTGCGCCGATGCGCGACGGGATGATCGTGGCGTATAAAAAATAG